One Cyanobacteriota bacterium genomic region harbors:
- the egtD gene encoding L-histidine N(alpha)-methyltransferase, with protein sequence MPSSSPLTSQIVTEHLIRSEPELLTTLGDRLQLDYWLEPEGLPTTASDGLDVVVGLSRMPKQLPPKYFYDDRGSALFDQICELPEYYLTRTEASILRAGAPDIAQITGACELVELGSGSSTKTRILLDAYQAQGYPLRYLPIDVSKGALEVSACRLLLDYPTLQIHGLVSTYDLALANLPPSLLPTRLILFLGSTLGNLNPEEYELFMEQVQSALQPGEYFLLGIDLQKPVDLLEAAYNDSQGITAAFNRNMLHHLNWRFQGDFQPDRFQHEAVYNPTLHQIEIYLRSCQRQVVHLRDLNLTVEFDEGEAIQTEISRKFNLAKVQRDLCDRHLIPVQVWTDANQWFGLLLCRYEPA encoded by the coding sequence ATGCCTTCATCCAGCCCCCTAACGTCCCAGATTGTAACTGAGCACCTAATCCGTAGTGAACCTGAGTTACTGACTACCTTAGGCGATCGCCTCCAGCTAGACTACTGGTTGGAGCCAGAAGGTTTACCAACTACAGCCTCGGATGGTTTGGATGTCGTGGTGGGACTAAGCCGGATGCCCAAGCAGTTGCCCCCCAAGTATTTCTATGACGATCGTGGCTCAGCGTTGTTTGACCAGATTTGCGAACTACCAGAATATTACCTAACCCGTACAGAAGCTAGCATTCTCAGAGCCGGTGCCCCAGACATTGCCCAGATCACAGGTGCTTGTGAGCTAGTAGAGCTTGGCAGTGGCAGTTCTACCAAAACCCGAATTTTGCTGGATGCCTACCAAGCCCAAGGCTATCCTCTGCGCTACTTGCCGATTGATGTCAGCAAGGGAGCACTAGAAGTGAGTGCCTGTCGTCTATTGCTAGACTATCCCACCCTCCAGATTCATGGCTTAGTCAGCACCTACGATTTGGCCTTGGCCAACCTGCCCCCTAGTCTGTTGCCCACCCGTTTGATTCTTTTCCTAGGCAGCACCTTGGGCAATCTCAACCCAGAGGAATATGAGCTGTTTATGGAACAAGTACAAAGCGCACTCCAGCCGGGTGAATATTTTCTATTGGGGATTGATTTGCAAAAGCCTGTGGACTTGCTAGAGGCGGCATACAACGACAGTCAGGGCATAACTGCTGCATTTAACCGCAATATGCTACATCACCTCAACTGGCGTTTCCAGGGTGACTTCCAGCCCGATCGCTTCCAGCACGAGGCTGTCTATAACCCTACCCTGCACCAGATTGAGATTTATCTCCGTAGCTGCCAAAGGCAAGTAGTGCACCTGCGAGATTTGAACCTAACCGTAGAGTTTGATGAAGGTGAGGCAATTCAAACCGAGATTTCTCGGAAGTTTAATCTGGCAAAAGTTCAACGAGATTTGTGCGATCGTCATCTAATACCCGTGCAGGTCTGGACAGATGCCAACCAATGGTTTGGGCTGCTCCTCTGCCGCTATGAACCCGCCTAG